ACCTTATTTTCTGTAGATGGAGTCTTGAAGCCGAGATACGTATCGAAATCGTGTTCCTAGCAGTCGGTCAAACTCATAGATTTACTCACTAATAGCTAGTTCGATACCCGGAGAAGGTGGGAATTGCTAACAAAGTAGAGTTCTTCCCCACGAATCGAGGGGACACCACCAGATACTGGTTCGGTATCAAGCGGGAGCGACCACTGGATATCTCCGGTTTCAACATCAAACGCGTATAACGTCTCGTCACCCAGCGAGAACCGTGTATCGTCGGCGACAACTGGTGGCCGTTGTCGGAGATCAGCTTCGAGTTGTTTTATATACTTCTTGCTGCCGTCAACCGCGTCGAACGCCGCAACGACGCCATCCGCAGATTGCACGTGGAGCGTTCCGTCGCTAATAGCGGTGTAATGGCTCCCACGTTCCGACAGTGGGATAGATGCTTGCCACTGTGAGGCTCCATCGTCCAACGAAAGCGCGTATAGATCCTCCCCTTTTGCGGAGTAGTACAGATGATTGTCGCCGACTGCGAGCGGAGCGGAACTCTCCGGGAGATCGGCCTGCCGCCACACCTCCTCACCGGATTTCGGATCAAAGGCGGCGGCACCTGTCTCGGTTGCTGTATATGCGGTGCCGTCGCGGGTGACAGGTGGGACTAGGGAATCATCGACGCCGTACTGCCAACGTTTCTCACCAGTTGCAGGGTCGCGGCCGTTAACAGTACTTGTGGTGTAATCAAGGAGAGTTCCCTCAGCGAGTATGGGTGCGTTCTCTGCACCACCGGAGCCACCGTCGTCTGCTCGCCAGCAGAGTTTACCGTTCCGTACATCGTAGGCGGCAACGAATTCGGCTGTTGAGACGAAGACTGCGTTTCCGGCAATCGTCGGCGTCGATTTCCCTAATTTGTAGTCAACTGTCCACGACCCGCTTGAAGAGTCGAGCGTGAAAGATCGATACTCGCCATCTTCGCTACTCCCGCCGCTGTAACCGACGATACCACGACCATCGATGAGTGTGACCGCCGTTCCGAATGCCGCGTTATCGAGTTCGACGACACGCGAGAGTGTTGCGTCACTCGACGGACCGCTATCTGTTGTAAAGCCCGTGTTCGCGAAGTCGTGTTGATAGGTTGGCCATGCTCCGGTAACGTCACCGAAAGGGGCATCCTGATTGTACACACGGTGACTTCCATCGATGATGTCACCGATACATCCTGTGAGGGAGGTCAGTGTAGCCGCTCCGGTCGCTGCAAGGACTTTGCGTCGGGTCTGTTTTCGCGGGGACATGTTC
This genomic stretch from Halogeometricum borinquense DSM 11551 harbors:
- a CDS encoding outer membrane protein assembly factor BamB family protein; protein product: MSPRKQTRRKVLAATGAATLTSLTGCIGDIIDGSHRVYNQDAPFGDVTGAWPTYQHDFANTGFTTDSGPSSDATLSRVVELDNAAFGTAVTLIDGRGIVGYSGGSSEDGEYRSFTLDSSSGSWTVDYKLGKSTPTIAGNAVFVSTAEFVAAYDVRNGKLCWRADDGGSGGAENAPILAEGTLLDYTTSTVNGRDPATGEKRWQYGVDDSLVPPVTRDGTAYTATETGAAAFDPKSGEEVWRQADLPESSAPLAVGDNHLYYSAKGEDLYALSLDDGASQWQASIPLSERGSHYTAISDGTLHVQSADGVVAAFDAVDGSKKYIKQLEADLRQRPPVVADDTRFSLGDETLYAFDVETGDIQWSLPLDTEPVSGGVPSIRGEELYFVSNSHLLRVSN